A window of Deltaproteobacteria bacterium contains these coding sequences:
- a CDS encoding transporter substrate-binding domain-containing protein has protein sequence MNVTVLGLAYLRSLSPVCTGEQASSPVNCQLNANCLASQTSTGLRTGFLGNHAPHIFLGYSLRRFLTLLIPLYWLFSAFFFPPAVSAADAQTELRVCLLEDNLPLSSMKENNGFDFDTAKAVAGLLNRSFVPVWAKNYTQIQEIEESDFPTRKLGRNECDAIFSMPGADAIKDAPKAELGAPYYGAAFELIGAEGATQKNLHSLGDAPVAIQAQTVANFVLSARKAKIRTFFSVPAALEGINKGEAQLALLWGPLAGWHLRNHPEAKLAFVTGYEPPAAVCWNEHVATRKTDTELRTQIDTALAKLTADGTLKTFMERYGIPYHTPFAATYSYAEILKLK, from the coding sequence ATGAACGTGACGGTTCTGGGCTTGGCATACCTGCGTAGCCTGTCCCCAGTCTGTACTGGGGAGCAGGCATCCAGTCCTGTGAATTGCCAACTGAACGCAAACTGTTTGGCTTCCCAGACTTCGACTGGGCTCAGGACAGGCTTTCTCGGGAATCACGCACCTCACATTTTTTTAGGATATTCATTGCGACGGTTTCTCACTCTTCTGATCCCTCTTTATTGGCTTTTCTCTGCGTTTTTCTTTCCTCCCGCTGTCAGTGCTGCGGATGCGCAAACCGAACTTCGCGTCTGCCTGCTTGAAGACAACCTGCCTTTATCGTCAATGAAAGAGAATAACGGCTTTGACTTCGATACTGCGAAGGCAGTTGCAGGGCTGCTTAACCGCTCGTTTGTCCCAGTGTGGGCAAAGAACTATACCCAGATCCAAGAAATCGAAGAGAGTGATTTTCCGACACGTAAACTTGGGAGAAACGAGTGCGATGCGATCTTCAGTATGCCAGGTGCGGACGCAATTAAAGATGCGCCGAAGGCAGAACTCGGAGCGCCGTACTACGGCGCTGCGTTTGAGTTGATTGGCGCTGAGGGTGCAACGCAGAAGAATTTGCATTCTCTGGGCGATGCTCCGGTTGCAATCCAGGCGCAAACAGTTGCCAACTTCGTCCTGAGTGCCCGTAAGGCGAAGATACGGACATTCTTTTCGGTGCCAGCAGCGTTGGAAGGAATCAACAAAGGCGAAGCGCAACTTGCATTGTTGTGGGGACCGCTGGCCGGCTGGCACTTGCGTAATCATCCAGAAGCGAAGTTAGCGTTTGTGACTGGCTATGAGCCACCTGCGGCTGTCTGTTGGAATGAGCATGTGGCAACACGAAAAACCGATACAGAACTCCGTACCCAGATTGATACGGCATTGGCAAAGCTCACGGCTGATGGAACGCTAAAGACATTCATGGAACGGTATGGCATTCCCTATCACACGCCGTTTGCAGCCACCTACAGCTATGCCGAGATACTGAAACTAAAATAA
- the trpS gene encoding tryptophan--tRNA ligase, producing the protein METVFSGIQPSGELHLGNYLGAVRNWVTLQEQYRCFICIVDYHAITQNYEPETLTQRTLEMATDLLACGIDPERTVLFVQSSVPEHTELCWILNTVTPFGDLGRMTQFKDKSEKQVDNINAGLFDYPVLQTADIILYKATVVPVGADQLQHLELAREIVRRFNGRWGEYFAEPKALLSTTPKILGLDGQAKMSKSIGNTIALGEGDDGIRQKLATAATDPARVRRKDPGNPDVCNINTLHTFFSDEERLQWVRSGCTTAGIGCFDCKKALADNLITHLQSIRERRERLQANPKEVEDILRQGAQKARAVAQQTVKEVRQRVGLWS; encoded by the coding sequence ATGGAAACCGTATTTAGTGGCATTCAACCGTCCGGCGAACTTCATCTGGGCAACTATCTTGGCGCAGTGCGTAACTGGGTCACTCTGCAAGAACAATATCGCTGCTTCATTTGCATCGTCGATTATCACGCGATCACGCAAAACTACGAACCTGAAACCTTGACCCAGCGCACGTTGGAAATGGCAACCGACCTCCTTGCGTGTGGCATTGATCCCGAACGAACCGTTCTCTTCGTCCAATCCAGCGTGCCAGAACACACTGAGTTATGCTGGATTCTCAACACTGTCACCCCTTTTGGTGACCTCGGGCGGATGACGCAGTTCAAAGACAAATCAGAGAAACAAGTCGATAACATCAACGCGGGGTTGTTCGATTATCCGGTACTGCAGACTGCGGATATCATTTTGTACAAGGCAACTGTCGTTCCCGTCGGAGCAGATCAGTTACAGCACCTGGAACTCGCCCGTGAGATCGTGCGGCGCTTTAACGGGCGCTGGGGAGAATATTTCGCTGAACCCAAAGCGCTGCTATCGACGACACCAAAGATTCTTGGTCTCGACGGTCAAGCCAAAATGTCGAAGTCGATTGGCAATACCATTGCTCTCGGTGAAGGTGATGACGGTATTCGACAGAAACTCGCCACAGCAGCCACGGATCCCGCACGCGTGCGTCGCAAAGACCCAGGCAATCCCGATGTGTGCAATATCAACACGCTGCACACATTTTTTTCTGATGAGGAACGTCTTCAGTGGGTGCGCTCAGGCTGTACAACGGCGGGAATTGGCTGCTTTGATTGTAAGAAGGCTCTCGCTGACAATCTGATCACCCATTTACAGTCTATTCGCGAGCGGCGTGAACGATTGCAAGCGAATCCCAAAGAAGTGGAAGACATCCTTCGCCAGGGAGCGCAGAAAGCCCGTGCGGTTGCGCAACAAACAGTGAAAGAAGTCCGGCAGCGAGTTGGATTGTGGTCCTGA
- a CDS encoding Glu/Leu/Phe/Val dehydrogenase has translation MTNVRSRAVSTDPFRSYQDASGPERIFSFYDPISQMRAVLVIDTTAFGVSAGGIRMLPDLSLMEMVRLARAMTYKYLMLEVQCGGAKAGVWYDSTTQDRQAVWNAFLAAIHQFIEQRMYLAGTDMGTTEEDFQSLHQEGARPRSGSLLKQVIDGLPLEDQLTGFGVVESARAAAGFFGISMQGATVAIEGFGKVGGGAARFCARAGARVVAVSTIAGTRYDPAGLDIEQLFLLRRTHGDNAVCHYPHGKLLSCNRLFSLPVDILIPGARPDVITAKNVEKVQARLIAPGANIPFTNAIANQLSARGVGVVPDFVANGGGVLAALADLQGLDVAAAFRSVSERITANTTLVLTRSRDNHCTPVEAAIQICQERWRQKVSTGRVLAE, from the coding sequence ATGACGAATGTTCGCTCACGTGCGGTATCCACCGATCCATTCCGCTCTTATCAAGATGCCAGTGGCCCAGAGCGCATCTTCTCCTTTTATGATCCGATCTCGCAAATGCGCGCTGTGTTGGTAATCGATACTACGGCCTTCGGCGTCAGCGCTGGTGGCATCCGTATGCTGCCAGATTTATCACTCATGGAGATGGTACGACTCGCCCGAGCCATGACCTACAAGTATCTGATGCTCGAAGTGCAGTGCGGTGGTGCAAAGGCTGGCGTGTGGTACGACTCCACTACACAAGATCGCCAAGCAGTGTGGAATGCGTTTCTCGCAGCGATACACCAGTTTATTGAACAGCGCATGTATCTCGCTGGCACTGATATGGGCACGACGGAGGAAGACTTCCAATCGTTGCACCAAGAGGGGGCACGTCCGCGTTCAGGAAGTTTGCTCAAGCAAGTCATTGATGGACTCCCACTCGAAGATCAACTCACCGGCTTCGGTGTTGTTGAATCGGCTCGCGCCGCGGCAGGGTTCTTCGGTATCTCAATGCAGGGCGCGACTGTCGCTATCGAAGGGTTCGGCAAAGTTGGCGGCGGTGCAGCACGGTTCTGCGCACGCGCAGGAGCCCGAGTAGTCGCAGTCTCGACTATCGCTGGTACTCGCTATGATCCTGCGGGCTTAGACATCGAGCAGCTTTTCTTACTTCGTCGTACGCACGGTGACAACGCAGTATGTCATTACCCGCACGGAAAGTTGCTTTCATGTAACCGCCTGTTCTCCCTCCCAGTTGATATTCTTATCCCCGGTGCTCGCCCTGATGTGATCACTGCCAAGAATGTCGAGAAAGTCCAGGCAAGACTGATCGCTCCTGGAGCGAATATTCCCTTCACTAACGCCATCGCGAACCAATTATCGGCTCGCGGCGTCGGAGTCGTACCAGACTTTGTCGCCAACGGTGGCGGTGTCCTCGCTGCACTAGCAGATCTCCAAGGCCTCGATGTCGCTGCAGCCTTTCGCTCCGTGAGTGAACGAATCACGGCAAACACGACACTGGTCCTCACGCGCAGTCGAGACAATCACTGCACCCCTGTCGAAGCAGCAATACAAATTTGCCAAGAACGCTGGCGACAGAAAGTTTCCACGGGAAGAGTTCTGGCGGAGTAA
- a CDS encoding oxidoreductase gives MAETITAVVAEEVDGKTRATLKEIAVSDLPAGDVTVRVAYSTLNYKDGLAVTGTAKIARRLPMVCGIDLAGTVEESSSAEYKPGDQVLITGWGLSESHWGGFAQKQRVKSEWLVPVPKEFSLKQAMAIGTAGFTSILSVMALEHAGVKPGEHEVIVTGAAGGVGSVAVAILAKLGYKVAASTGRAELGDYLKSLGATTIVERAALEKPSGRPLDAERWAGGIDSVGGETLTSVLRGTRYGGAVAACGLAGGATLPTSVYPFILRGVNLLGIDSVMCPKPQRLDGWRRLARDLPIAKLDAMTTVEPMSKVPELGQAILKGQVRGRVVIDVNA, from the coding sequence ATGGCTGAGACAATAACAGCGGTTGTTGCTGAAGAAGTGGATGGAAAAACGCGTGCGACATTGAAAGAGATCGCAGTGAGCGACCTTCCTGCAGGAGATGTCACTGTCCGAGTTGCGTACTCAACGCTTAATTATAAAGATGGGTTGGCGGTGACTGGGACCGCGAAGATTGCCCGACGCTTGCCGATGGTGTGCGGCATTGATTTGGCGGGTACGGTCGAGGAGTCGAGTTCGGCAGAGTATAAACCTGGGGATCAAGTGCTGATTACTGGTTGGGGACTAAGCGAGTCGCATTGGGGCGGATTTGCGCAAAAACAACGCGTGAAGTCGGAATGGCTAGTGCCAGTACCAAAAGAATTCTCACTGAAACAAGCGATGGCGATTGGTACAGCGGGATTTACCTCGATCCTGAGTGTGATGGCGCTCGAACACGCGGGAGTGAAACCGGGGGAACACGAAGTGATTGTCACTGGCGCTGCTGGTGGGGTTGGCAGTGTTGCGGTAGCGATTCTCGCCAAGCTCGGCTACAAAGTTGCCGCCTCGACTGGTCGCGCGGAACTGGGCGATTATCTCAAGTCCCTAGGAGCGACAACAATTGTCGAACGTGCTGCACTAGAGAAACCGTCTGGTCGTCCACTTGACGCTGAGCGTTGGGCCGGTGGAATCGATTCAGTTGGTGGTGAGACGCTTACGTCAGTCTTACGCGGTACACGCTATGGCGGTGCGGTGGCAGCATGTGGGCTGGCTGGCGGTGCAACTCTTCCTACGTCTGTGTATCCGTTCATTCTGCGTGGGGTGAACTTGTTAGGGATCGATTCGGTGATGTGTCCCAAGCCGCAACGGCTAGATGGGTGGCGACGCTTAGCTCGTGATCTACCGATCGCTAAACTTGATGCGATGACGACCGTCGAGCCGATGTCAAAAGTGCCGGAACTTGGCCAAGCGATTCTCAAAGGGCAGGTACGTGGACGAGTCGTGATTGATGTGAACGCGTAG
- a CDS encoding LLM class flavin-dependent oxidoreductase codes for MADRHLELGVFAPTIGCMPPQGKSSFMLVSEAEQRTEPTFDYNRRVAEMLDRAGLEVFFMAQRGRGFGPSDFWGTSLDSLTSAAALAMVTKQIKIISTVHTAFLHPGVLARMGSTLDQVSNGRWGLNLVSGWSHKDFEMMNIPFLAHDERYQQTAEFVEVLEKFWTTDWFNHRGKYFTIEQGISNPKPAHLPPLYNAGSSPAGKDFTARYCDWYFTGAVTPQQVAAEIADVRARAAKHGRTVRFITYLFVLCRETEAQAEKEADEILSQGDFAAAQELIEGLTGQTIGTAASIIGQGSTPEQMLAAVVLGVGSAKLIGTPEQVARKLAQLQQAGLDAVGLTFRHVEEEMADFIDKVLPLLEDMGVRPPRAQKVIPINRAVG; via the coding sequence ATGGCAGATCGACATCTTGAGCTTGGTGTGTTTGCGCCAACCATTGGGTGTATGCCGCCTCAAGGCAAGTCCTCTTTCATGCTAGTCTCCGAAGCCGAGCAGCGTACAGAACCGACCTTCGACTACAACCGTCGTGTAGCAGAAATGCTGGATCGTGCGGGCCTTGAAGTCTTCTTCATGGCGCAACGCGGACGAGGGTTTGGTCCTTCGGATTTTTGGGGAACCTCGCTTGACTCACTCACCAGTGCCGCCGCACTGGCTATGGTCACAAAACAGATAAAAATTATTTCCACGGTCCACACCGCGTTTCTCCACCCCGGCGTTCTCGCGCGGATGGGCTCAACCCTCGACCAAGTCTCGAATGGTCGGTGGGGCTTAAACCTCGTTAGTGGTTGGTCGCACAAAGACTTTGAGATGATGAACATCCCCTTTCTCGCGCACGACGAACGCTACCAACAAACCGCGGAGTTTGTCGAAGTGTTGGAGAAATTCTGGACAACCGACTGGTTTAATCACCGCGGCAAGTATTTTACGATCGAGCAGGGGATCAGCAATCCGAAACCGGCCCATCTCCCACCGTTGTATAACGCAGGGAGTTCTCCAGCCGGAAAAGATTTCACTGCGCGTTACTGCGACTGGTATTTCACCGGTGCGGTAACGCCCCAACAAGTTGCCGCAGAAATTGCTGATGTCCGCGCGCGTGCCGCAAAACATGGCCGCACTGTCCGGTTTATCACCTATCTCTTTGTTTTGTGTCGTGAGACCGAAGCACAAGCCGAGAAAGAGGCTGACGAGATTCTTTCACAAGGAGACTTTGCTGCGGCACAAGAGTTGATCGAAGGGCTGACTGGCCAAACGATCGGCACTGCCGCCTCCATCATCGGGCAAGGTAGTACCCCAGAGCAGATGCTCGCTGCAGTTGTTCTTGGTGTCGGCAGCGCCAAATTGATCGGCACGCCAGAGCAGGTCGCCCGCAAATTAGCCCAACTCCAACAAGCGGGCCTCGACGCTGTGGGTCTCACTTTTCGTCACGTTGAGGAGGAAATGGCCGATTTTATCGATAAAGTCCTGCCATTGCTCGAAGACATGGGCGTTCGTCCCCCTCGGGCACAGAAAGTGATTCCGATCAACAGAGCGGTTGGATAA
- a CDS encoding TIGR03619 family F420-dependent LLM class oxidoreductase codes for MRFGVHLVAAGKMIEGDSIARVARRAEELGYDSLWVSDHIVFPTHLQSAYPYSPDGKLPLDPTNPLLEPLTVLSYAAAVTKTIKLGTSVLIVPYRDPIVTAKIVSSLDVLSGGRFIFGVGVGWLEEEFQVLRQNLRDRDAQTREALLAMKACWTQENPEFHGKFFDFTGIKFAPKPRQQPHPPIWFGGNSRPALKRAVECGDGWHAVWETPEEVTEKAKILRDLCTKAGKNFADFPLSINVNNRVPYTIENVRKYEDAGISMMFMPRSFQADVTAMIDNMEKLTKEIKDPIEKHQ; via the coding sequence ATGCGGTTCGGCGTACATTTGGTTGCTGCTGGAAAAATGATCGAAGGAGATAGTATTGCTCGCGTTGCTCGGCGAGCAGAAGAATTGGGATACGATTCGTTGTGGGTAAGTGACCATATTGTTTTTCCAACGCACTTGCAGTCGGCCTATCCTTATTCTCCTGACGGCAAATTGCCTTTAGACCCCACCAATCCCTTGCTCGAACCGTTGACGGTACTCAGTTATGCCGCAGCAGTCACCAAAACGATCAAGCTGGGCACGAGTGTCCTCATCGTTCCGTATCGTGACCCAATCGTCACGGCCAAAATTGTCTCGTCGCTCGACGTCCTGTCTGGTGGTCGCTTTATTTTTGGTGTCGGTGTGGGATGGTTGGAAGAAGAGTTTCAGGTATTGCGACAAAATCTGCGCGACCGCGACGCCCAAACGCGTGAAGCGCTGTTGGCGATGAAAGCCTGCTGGACACAAGAGAACCCAGAATTTCACGGAAAGTTCTTTGACTTTACTGGCATCAAATTCGCCCCCAAGCCCCGCCAGCAGCCGCATCCTCCCATTTGGTTTGGCGGTAACTCGCGTCCAGCTCTGAAGCGGGCAGTGGAGTGTGGAGATGGCTGGCATGCGGTGTGGGAAACCCCAGAGGAAGTGACAGAAAAAGCGAAAATCCTCCGCGACTTGTGCACCAAGGCCGGGAAGAATTTTGCTGACTTTCCTCTCTCTATTAATGTCAACAACCGTGTCCCCTACACCATCGAGAACGTCAGGAAGTATGAAGATGCCGGTATCAGTATGATGTTTATGCCGCGCTCTTTTCAGGCAGACGTTACTGCCATGATTGACAACATGGAAAAATTGACCAAGGAAATCAAAGACCCCATTGAGAAACACCAGTAA
- a CDS encoding isoprenylcysteine carboxylmethyltransferase family protein: MLSLVRSTLSVIVIVTLLLVCAPAYMLRWEALIRGALQPLLPYSGVVLVALGLTISFSGTYYLMRRGGGTPLMCRGTQRLVVAGPYAYLQHPILLGVLVMVFGEALWLSSVSVGTYALALTIMSHYYVVHIEEPRLIRRFGPDYRAYQRAVPRWLPHRTSWGDEER, encoded by the coding sequence ATGCTCTCGCTCGTGCGTTCGACACTGTCTGTGATTGTCATCGTGACCCTGCTCTTGGTGTGCGCTCCAGCGTACATGCTCCGCTGGGAGGCTCTCATACGCGGGGCATTGCAACCACTGTTGCCCTACAGTGGCGTGGTGCTGGTTGCTCTCGGACTTACCATCAGTTTCTCGGGCACATACTACTTGATGCGACGCGGAGGTGGTACCCCTCTGATGTGCAGAGGAACGCAACGGCTGGTAGTTGCAGGTCCCTATGCGTATCTTCAACACCCCATCCTGCTGGGCGTACTGGTTATGGTGTTTGGCGAAGCACTGTGGCTGTCGTCCGTCAGCGTTGGCACCTATGCTCTCGCGCTGACGATTATGAGTCATTATTATGTTGTTCACATTGAGGAGCCGCGGTTGATCCGACGATTTGGCCCCGACTATCGGGCCTATCAACGTGCTGTCCCTCGCTGGCTTCCTCATCGTACCTCGTGGGGAGACGAAGAACGCTAA
- a CDS encoding HAMP domain-containing histidine kinase, with the protein MKKREYDWPDETIARQGREQALQGTLHQRASADALDLAGCYRDLFDNAIDALIVCDRDGTILLINRRAEALFGYPRQEMTDRSCSEFFSPSTAPLVLQRVDHSVAGETVLSWEAEVVRKDGSRIPVAVRSGALPIRSDQTPHVQMVLQDISQKKSVERQRTDFLEMLAHDIRSPLSVVVGYADLLLSEAKLRASREEVDMLLSLRSGAFSLSTLVMNYLDVAKIETRPLIFAKGAVALQEVIRRVGRQYSREAQRLHIDLDFSLTDDLPAVMGDALALERVVTNLVHNALKFTPARGKVTVSTFTRGEDKVGVSVVDSGPGMTPEEIAVVFEKYRTAKKDRKREGSGLGLFIVKALVEAHGGRVEVESIVGEGTCMSIIFPKHTN; encoded by the coding sequence GTGAAGAAGCGAGAGTATGATTGGCCGGACGAAACAATAGCTCGGCAAGGGCGTGAGCAGGCGTTACAGGGAACGCTTCATCAACGAGCTTCTGCAGATGCGCTGGACCTGGCCGGTTGCTATCGTGATCTTTTCGATAACGCCATCGATGCGCTGATCGTATGTGATCGAGACGGTACTATATTGCTCATCAATCGACGTGCTGAAGCGCTTTTCGGGTATCCTCGCCAAGAAATGACGGATCGCTCGTGCTCGGAGTTTTTCTCGCCGTCGACGGCCCCCCTTGTCCTTCAACGTGTAGACCACAGCGTTGCAGGTGAAACGGTTCTCAGTTGGGAAGCGGAAGTCGTTCGTAAAGATGGGAGTCGTATCCCTGTCGCCGTGCGTTCTGGGGCACTTCCTATCCGTAGTGATCAGACGCCGCACGTCCAAATGGTTCTCCAGGATATTTCACAGAAGAAAAGCGTCGAACGTCAACGTACCGATTTTCTCGAAATGCTGGCGCACGATATTCGCAGCCCACTGAGTGTCGTGGTTGGGTATGCGGACCTCTTGCTGAGTGAAGCAAAACTCCGTGCGTCTCGGGAAGAGGTCGACATGCTCTTGAGCTTGCGCAGTGGCGCGTTTTCGCTCTCGACATTAGTCATGAACTATCTTGATGTCGCTAAGATTGAAACCCGCCCACTGATTTTTGCCAAAGGAGCGGTTGCGTTACAAGAAGTGATTCGTCGCGTTGGTAGACAATACAGCCGTGAGGCTCAACGCCTCCACATCGACTTAGATTTCTCGCTGACGGATGACCTCCCAGCGGTGATGGGGGATGCATTGGCGCTGGAGCGAGTCGTCACCAATCTGGTGCATAACGCCTTGAAGTTCACTCCAGCGCGAGGGAAGGTTACAGTCAGTACTTTCACACGAGGAGAGGACAAGGTAGGGGTTTCTGTGGTCGATAGCGGACCTGGGATGACGCCTGAGGAGATTGCTGTGGTATTCGAGAAATACCGAACGGCGAAAAAGGATCGCAAGCGGGAAGGATCCGGTTTAGGGTTATTTATCGTCAAGGCGTTGGTCGAAGCGCACGGGGGGCGAGTTGAGGTGGAGAGCATTGTTGGTGAGGGAACCTGTATGTCAATCATTTTCCCAAAACACACCAACTGA
- the mscL gene encoding large conductance mechanosensitive channel protein MscL, whose product MWEEFKKFAVQGNVLDLAVGVIIGAAFGKIIGSLVDDVIMPPVGYVLGGVDFSNLFVSLSGKPFESLAAAKAAGAPTWNIGLFINTIINFLIVAGAVFLFIVKPANKLKAQPPPPPPAPPEPTPQEKLLAEIRDLLKK is encoded by the coding sequence ATGTGGGAAGAGTTTAAGAAGTTCGCCGTTCAGGGGAATGTCCTGGACTTGGCGGTTGGTGTCATTATTGGTGCAGCCTTTGGAAAGATTATCGGATCACTGGTCGATGATGTAATCATGCCGCCCGTAGGGTATGTGCTCGGTGGAGTCGATTTTTCCAATCTGTTTGTGAGTCTTTCTGGAAAACCTTTTGAGTCACTGGCTGCAGCAAAAGCCGCAGGTGCGCCGACGTGGAATATCGGCCTGTTTATCAACACGATCATTAACTTCCTCATTGTGGCTGGTGCAGTGTTCTTGTTCATCGTGAAGCCAGCCAACAAACTAAAGGCTCAGCCACCGCCGCCACCACCAGCGCCACCTGAACCGACGCCGCAGGAAAAACTGTTGGCTGAAATTCGCGACCTGCTGAAAAAGTAA
- a CDS encoding response regulator: protein MTDTLNHHRPPLILVVDDGMTIRLLVREALEQAGFLVEEAEDGRQALTMFQQLTPDLVLLDVMMPELDGFQTCAALRKMPHGEHIPIVMLTGLEDEGSIHKAYEVGATDFITKPINWVLLGHRVRYLLRASRAFTELRQNEEALRQEVQISTTLAQVGRDLTSSLATPVILERLCQLTASVLGCESSHALLWNSQQDAYTPVASWGYSSEQWAMLRNFSAPRTTVLPFFRHLAREEVIAHNNTPSSSQIPSSLMTPFGFRAALCLVLRRGNDVIGVQTVGSRRNIPHFTPQQHRLAMGIAQFASLALENARLLEQAESANRLKSDFLATVSHELRTPLQIILGYKDLLLEQTFGPLTSEQIETLRRLERSAQGLLELINNTLQVGRLEAGQLPVDIKEVAVAPLLMELQNEMWELFQQSGLQLECRTDPELPAVNTDPNKLKVVIKNLIGNAIKFTERGKIVVDVQAKGEGMEIAVSDTGTGISPEDLAVIFEAFRQGEQKVLTRRHGGVGLGLYIVKRMLELLGGQVSVESVLGQGSTFRIWLPLQRPGAMPIPVAA from the coding sequence ATGACCGACACTCTCAATCATCACCGTCCCCCCCTCATTCTCGTGGTCGACGACGGCATGACAATCCGCTTGCTGGTTCGCGAAGCACTCGAACAAGCCGGCTTTCTGGTCGAAGAGGCCGAAGACGGACGACAAGCGTTGACGATGTTTCAACAACTCACGCCTGACCTCGTACTGCTGGACGTGATGATGCCCGAACTCGATGGTTTCCAGACTTGTGCAGCATTGCGCAAGATGCCACATGGGGAACACATTCCGATTGTTATGCTCACAGGTCTGGAAGACGAAGGATCTATTCATAAAGCCTATGAAGTTGGCGCTACTGACTTCATTACGAAGCCCATCAACTGGGTGCTTCTTGGCCACCGGGTTCGGTACCTGCTCCGCGCTAGTCGCGCATTTACAGAACTCCGCCAGAATGAAGAAGCTCTTCGTCAAGAAGTGCAGATTTCAACAACCCTCGCACAGGTCGGTCGAGATCTTACGTCCTCACTTGCAACTCCAGTCATCTTGGAACGTCTCTGTCAACTGACGGCGTCGGTTCTCGGCTGTGAGAGCAGTCACGCCTTGTTATGGAACTCCCAGCAAGATGCGTACACTCCCGTTGCCAGTTGGGGCTACTCTTCGGAGCAGTGGGCTATGTTGCGGAATTTTTCCGCTCCACGCACAACCGTACTCCCCTTTTTCCGCCACCTTGCGCGCGAAGAAGTTATTGCTCACAACAATACCCCGTCGTCTTCCCAAATTCCGTCGTCTCTCATGACCCCCTTTGGGTTCCGGGCTGCGCTCTGCCTGGTCCTCCGTCGTGGGAATGACGTCATTGGGGTACAAACTGTTGGGTCGCGCCGGAATATTCCCCACTTCACTCCTCAGCAGCATCGCCTCGCAATGGGAATCGCGCAATTTGCTTCGCTCGCATTGGAAAATGCCCGTCTCCTTGAACAAGCCGAAAGTGCCAACCGACTGAAGTCTGACTTTCTCGCTACTGTCTCTCATGAATTGCGGACCCCCTTACAGATTATTTTAGGCTACAAAGACCTGCTCCTAGAGCAGACCTTTGGGCCACTGACATCGGAACAAATAGAGACATTGCGCCGCCTGGAGCGCAGCGCCCAAGGACTCTTAGAACTGATCAATAACACGCTGCAAGTTGGGCGTTTGGAGGCTGGACAATTGCCGGTCGATATCAAAGAAGTTGCGGTTGCTCCACTGTTGATGGAGTTACAAAACGAGATGTGGGAATTGTTCCAGCAAAGTGGCTTGCAACTCGAATGTCGCACCGACCCCGAACTCCCAGCCGTCAATACGGATCCCAATAAACTAAAGGTTGTCATCAAAAACCTGATCGGCAACGCCATCAAATTTACCGAGAGAGGGAAGATCGTCGTGGACGTGCAAGCAAAAGGGGAAGGAATGGAGATTGCCGTTTCCGACACAGGGACCGGGATCTCGCCAGAAGATCTGGCGGTGATTTTTGAAGCGTTTAGACAGGGGGAACAAAAAGTGCTGACCCGGAGACACGGAGGGGTCGGACTCGGTCTCTACATCGTCAAGCGAATGCTCGAACTGTTAGGCGGGCAAGTCTCGGTGGAAAGTGTGCTAGGTCAGGGGTCAACGTTCCGCATTTGGTTACCACTGCAACGACCTGGCGCTATGCCGATTCCAGTGGCGGCATAG